A region of Liolophura sinensis isolate JHLJ2023 chromosome 8, CUHK_Ljap_v2, whole genome shotgun sequence DNA encodes the following proteins:
- the LOC135474080 gene encoding neurogenic locus notch homolog protein 3-like, which yields MCEHGGTLNIDECECICPRYFSGDRCQTDSRSTVSAGEKKVTTTRAAQTTTQTTTQATTETTVQATPQTAAQATTQTTAKATTDIMTTITEREVTICPYAGEKHDSDTCLGFGTWGQDRGDCLSRGGPWGCEQCAADPEFARGFCPVMCGICDPQCDGLMCEHGGTLNIDECECICPRYFSGDRCQTDTRATISSGIPEVTTITTAQTTTQARATTIAREVTICPYSGEKLDTDTCLGFGTWGQDRGDCLSRGGPWGCEQCAADPEFARGFCPVMCGICDPQCDGLMCEHGGTLNIDECECICPRYFSGDRCQTANCPSRDPWYCGVHPPPEYCDVHPFSLTTRQQCPHMCGIC from the exons ATGTGCGAACATGGCGGCACGCTGAACATAGACGAATGTGAGTGTATCTGCCCGAGGTATTTTAGCGGAGACCGATGTCAGACAG ATTCCAGATCAACAGTCTCCGCAGGTGAGAAAAAAGTGACAACAACAAGAGCAGCACAAACAACTACCCAGACAACAACACAGGCAACAACAGAGACAACAGTACAGGCAACACCCCAGACAGCAGCACAGGCAACAACCCAGACAACAGCAAAGGCAACAACCGATATAATGACTACCATCACAGAAAGAGAGGTGACGATTTGTCCCTATGCCGGGGAGAAACATGACTCAG ACACGTGTTTGGGGTTCGGGACCTGGGGTCAGGATCGTGGAGACTGCTTATCACGTGGTGGCCCGTGGGGGTGCGAACAGTGTGCTGCAGACCCGGAGTTTGCCCGAGGCTTCTGTCCTGTTATGTGTGGAATCTGTGATC CCCAGTGTGACGGGTTGATGTGCGAACATGGCGGGACGCTGAACATAGACGAGTGTGAGTGTATCTGCCCGAGGTATTTTAGCGGAGACCGATGTCAGACAG ACACAAGAGCCACTATTTCGTCAGGTATTCCAGAAGTGACCACTATAACAACAGCCCAGACAACAACCCAGGCAAGGGCTACAACCATCGCGAGAGAGGTGACGATTTGCCCCTATTCCGGGGAGAAACTTGACACAG ACACGTGTTTGGGGTTCGGGACCTGGGGTCAGGATCGTGGAGACTGCTTATCACGTGGTGGCCCGTGGGGGTGCGAACAGTGTGCTGCAGACCCGGAGTTTGCCCGGGGCTTCTGTCCTGTTATGTGTGGAATCTGTGATC CCCAGTGTGACGGGTTGATGTGCGAACATGGCGGCACGCTGAACATAGACGAGTGTGAGTGTATCTGCCCGAGGTATTTTAGCGGAGATCGATGTCAGACAG cAAACTGCCCTAGCCGCGACCCCTGGTACTGTGGGGTCCACCCACCCCCAGAGTACTGTGACGTGCACCCGTTCAGCCTGACCACCCGACAGCAGTGTCCCCACATGTGCGGAATTTGCTGA
- the LOC135474053 gene encoding deoxyribonuclease-1-like: MASGMDISVAVLIVMGVFLATALTHGSPLKVASFNIKWLDERKVTDHSILDVLVKVLGRYDLILIEELRGNPQDVISKLVAELNIHTSSPYAFKISPPLGRTSYKEEYVYIYRISMVVIHGVEHYSDPGDLFEREPFIIQVHLPYQTLKDFVFIGIHTKPDKTKEEIGHLVQVYEHVVSKYGIKDVLLAGDMNAGCHYMSESEVMASPLHGSRFTWLIPSSVDTTVSTHTDCAYDRFVVAGDKMRGSIIHGSAKRYNYQQALGLSFDQAWAVSDHFPIEVEIS, encoded by the exons ATGGCTAGCGGCATGGACATCTCGGTAGCGGTTCTAATTGTCATGGGAGTTTTCCTAGCCACGGCTCTCACTCACGGCAGTCCTCTTAAAGTGGCCTCCTTCAACATCAAGTGGTTAGATGAAAGAAAAGTTACAGACCATTCTATTCTCGATGTTCTGGTTAAG GTTCTAGGACGTTATGATCTCATCCTGATAGAGGAGTTGAGAGGAAATCCCCAGGACGTCATATCAAAGCTTGTTGCTGAGCTAAATAT ACATACCAGTAGCCCGTACGCATTTAAAATCAGCCCGCCTCTGGGACGTACCAGTTACAAGGAGGagtatgtttatatttacag GATAAGTATGGTGGTGATTCACGGCGTGGAACACTACAGCGACCCCGGCGACCTGTTCGAGAGGGAGCCGTTCATTATCCAAGTACATCTACCCTACC AAACACTGAAAGATTTTGTATTTATTGGAATTCACACAAAACCTGATAAAACCAAGGAAGAGATTGGTCATCTTGTCCAGGTCTATGAGCACGTGGTGTCCAAATATGGAATAAAG GATGTTCTGCTGGCGGGTGACATGAATGCCGGATGTCATTACATGTCTGAGAGTGAAGTCATGGCTTCTCCTCTTCACGGTTCCAGATTCACATGGCTTATCCCAAGCTCGGTGGACACGACAGTCAGTACTCACACCGACTGTGCCTACGACAG GTTTGTGGTGGCCGGCGACAAGATGAGAGGTTCCATCATCCACGGAAGTGCCAAACGTTATAACTACCAGCAGGCTCTGGGGCTCAGTTTTGACCAG GCTTGGGCCGTAAGTGATCATTTCCCCATCGAGGTAGAGATCTCCTAG